The Nerophis lumbriciformis linkage group LG03, RoL_Nlum_v2.1, whole genome shotgun sequence genome includes the window TAGAAGATATgcaattaagtattttttttcctgtcaaaatggaaagaagtaATACATTTAGAAAGACATttctttattgatgcatattatttccagcctttccatccatataaaatgaagtggccccTGGACCTTGAAATGATCACTCTTGCTTTAGAGTAGCGATAAGATGCTACACGTAGAATTATCATTAATGGATAACTCAAATAATAATAGATCATTTTACAATTATAAGTATATCATTATTAATGCATTTCCTATAGGAGTTAAGTCCACCCGTGTCTTTGAAACTACTGTTTCTAACTTTCATTGAGGGTCCCTGACGGCATCACAGTTATGGGCATTTAGATGCAAAAGTAAAACTTGCATGTAAATTCCCCgcatgctgccacaaatagattcaaatttttattataattacattattattagtgcatctcctaTAGGAGTTAAATCCACCCGTGTCTTTGAAACTAGAAAagtctgtttctaactttaattgaGGGTCCTTGACTGCATCACAGTTATGGGCATTTAGATGCAAACGTAAAACTTGCATGTAAGTTCCCCCCATGCTGCCACAAATAcattaacatttttattataattacattattattagtgcattttCTATAGGAGTTAAGTCCACCCGTGACTTTGAAACTAGACAactctgtttctaactttcatTGAGGGTCCTTGACTGcatctgtcaagacgtggactatggtgtgtttgttttcccgagatgcaagtaaagctggactggtcatggcgtgaaggtgaatacatatttatttataacactcaaaggaacaaaaagcgcgctcaaggcggatgtacaaacttgactaacgaaacaaaaatacttgcacgtgggcaaaaaactgtgaacaattaaacaaaaacactaactgtggcattaataaacaaaaacactaactgtggcattaataaacaaaaaacttacttggcatggactatgaagtgcgcagaggtaaaagtgtgacaggggtatgaatccggaatgtcaccagaaagacaaactgaaaacaatgaacttaaatactacagacatgattaacgaaaacaggtgcgtgactcaaaacgtgaaacaggtgcgtgacgtgacaggtgaaaactaatgggttgctatggtgacaaacaagagtgcacaatgagtccaaatgtggaacaggtgaaactaatgggtaaacatggaaacaagacaagggaatgaaaagccagaaactaaagagtccaataactaaacaaaacaaaacatgactaaaacaaaacatgattacacagacatgacagaaccccacCTTACGGacggatcccagatgtccaaaagaaataaaattaacaacagtcatgggagggcgggagggggacatggcggtgggtcgccagaccaagtggccctgaatccaccgaggcatagtcatgtggcggcggcgagtggaacgccgctgcagcaggtgaggtgggcgacccgggacgggccacatccgtggccgacgaggaggtgggcgcacttggcgtggcggacgactaggtagcggccatatccgtggctgaCGAGAAGgtaggcgcgtcgtcatcgtggcaggcgtggaagctcggcgtggtgagtcaggcggcgaagctcggcgaagctcggcgtggcgcgtcaggcggcgaagctctctgtcaagacgtggactatggtgtgtttgttttcccgagatgcaagtaaagctggactggtcatggcgtgaaggtgaatacatatttatttataacactcaaaggaacaaaaagcgcgctcaaggcggatgtacaaacttgactaacgaaacaaaaatacttgcacgtgggcaaaaaactgtgaacaattaaacaaaaacactaactgtggcattaataaacaaaaaaacttacttggcatggactatgaagtgcgcagaggtaaaagtgtgacaggggtatgaatccgggatgtcaccagaaagacaaactgaaaacaatgaacttaaatactacagacatgattaacgaaaacaggtgcgtgactcaaaacgtgaaacaggtgtgtgacgtgacaggtgaaaacgaatgggttgctatggtgacaaacaagagtgcacaatgagtccaaacgtggaacaggtgaaactaatgggtaaacatggaaacaagacaagggagtgaaaagccagaaactaaagagtccaataacgaaacaaaacaaaacatgactaaaacaaaacatgattacacagacatgacagcatcaCAGTTATGGGCATTTAGATGCAAAAGCAAAACTTGCATGTAAGTTCCCCCCATGCTTCCACAAATagattaacatttttattttaattacattattattagtgcatctcctaTAGGAGTTAAGTCCACCCCTGTCTTTGAAACTAGAAAagtctgtttctaactttaattgaGGGCCCAGTTATGGGCATTTAGATGCAAAAGTAAAACTTGCACGTAAGTCCCCCCTCCCATACTGCCAGAAATAGATATATTTTTACctttcgcctcatccttgtttgggcTGGGTGTGAATgtttaaaggtgagctttgatggcattatgacgtctgtgttctaAGCTAGGTTTACTTTTGAGAAGTGACCTTGGTAGTCATTCTTAATTTGATTTATGCAACGTTATAATTGAACTATATTAGTTTTAAGTTTGTACAAAATTCTGGTCACTAGAGAGTGGAAAGAGTGGTCGCTCCCTCCTTGATGACTTTGGACTGCACGGCGCACCGAAGTCGGCCGTTCACCTTCCTGTTGGACGCGATGATGACGACCGGGCTCAGCGCGCAGTACAGCGAGGAGAAGAATATACGCAGGTCGGAAAAAAGCGACTTGCTCATGGTTTTTCTCACTGTGAGGGTGTACACCCAGATTCCGTTGTCCACGCCGTAGAGGACCACGTACAAAGTCACCAGGGCCACCACGGCTTTGGCTGCCCGTCGCTCCGAGCTGCAGCCGCCGCCTCTTCCTCCGCCTGCGCCACGAAGGCCCTTGAGCTGCTGGCTGTGCTTGTAAAGGAAATGCAGGATGATGAGGCTGGCGAGCGTCATGAGCATCATGGGCACCACGTCTCTGCCCACCTGCGCTGCCCCGTTGGCCTCTTTGGAGAGCTTGGAGGGGAAGTTGACGTAGCAGAACTGCACATTGATGCCGTGGTTGGCGGACAGCGACACGTTCTTGGCGCTGAGGGAGAAGAGAACGGCGGCCGAGGTCATGCACGTGTTGATCAGCCAGAGGGCCAGGAACACCACCCACAAGTAGCGGCCCAGCAAAGATCGGAAGGATGCCCAGCGTGACCCGGGAGGGGCGATGCTCAGGCACTGGTAGGCGCTGAGGACGAAGGTGAGCCAGATGGAGAGCGAGCGGGACGTCCGGTAGACGAAGATGACACCCTTGCAGGCGGCCTCGCTGAAGATGTCGGCCAGGCGGAGGGACGCCAGCGTCTCCAGCAGGCAACGCACGGCCACAACCACCAGGTTGACGCAAGACAAGTGCAGCACAATGGCATCAGCGGCGAGGAGGCGCTTGTCCCGGTGCAAGACAGAGAGGAAGGCCACGACGATGGCGGTGTTGCCAGGGATGCCCACCACAGTCAGGGATAAATACAACATCCCACGCACAAACTCCTCCGACGGCATTCCTGGGCGAGTGCAGACAAGAGTCCATCAAGTTGGAAGTGCCAGTGTGTCCCAGCCTCGCCTGAAGGAGCCCCGACACTCGTCTTCTTATACCTTCATGACGCCACTGTTTGCTCTCCACGCTCCATTGACTCCACACACTTGACTCCAATTACTGCACATCAGTCCAGATGGCTGCCTCCGTCCCCGCAGAGATGCCAACTGACACCGTGACAATTAATTTGTTGGCAGCAAATCATTTGGTAGAAAGGCCAGAACGCTCTCTTCTTTCGGTGCAAGACGGTTgtttaataggtcaataaataattgtgtgaatgtccaacattttcACATACAAGATTATATACCAAAaaaacatctatttattattattattattattattattattattattattattagtagtagtagtagtagtagtagtagtagtagtagtattgtgtGAATATCCAagtattcacacatataagattattgtcatgtctgtgtaatcatgttttgttttcgtcatgttttgtttagtttagttattggactctttagtttctggcttttcactcccttgtcttgtttccatgattacccattagtttcacctgttccacatttggactcattgtgcactcttgtttgtcaccatagcaacccattagttttcacctgtcacgtcacgcacctgtttcacgttttgagtcatgcacctgttttcgttaatcatgtctgtagtatttaagttcattgttttcagtttgtctttctggcgacatcccacatttatgctcttcacattcctgacacttgttttcatgtccatctttcatgctgctattttagtccaagccaagtaagtttttttttgttttttttaatgccacagttagtttttttgtttcattgttgacAGTttctgcccacgtgcaagtatttatttcatttgtcaagtttgtacttccgccttgtgcgcgcctttagtttgttctttttttttgataatattaaataaatatgtactcacattcccgtctcgcccgagccaactttccgttgcattccggaaaagcaaacacccaggaccaagtcatgacaattatacaccaaaaaacatctatttatcattatcattattattattattaatagtagtagtagcagtagtattagtattaatattattagtattagtattattattgagcgaatgtccaaacattcacacatacaaaattatacaccaaaaaacgtatgtttattatcattagtagtagtagtaggcatagtattagtattagtattgtgtgaatgtccaatcattcacacatataagattctacaccaaagaaaaatctatttaatattattattattgtgtgaatgtccaagcattctcaCATGtacgattctacaccaaaaaacatctatttattagtatcattattattattagtagtagtagtattagtggtagtgatattaatattattagtattagtattattattattaagcgaatgtccaaacattcacacatacaaaattatacaccaaaaaacatatgtttattatcattagtagtagtagtaggcgtagtagtagtattagtattgtgtgaatgtccaagcattcacacagttaaaattctacaccaaaaacatcatgtatttattattattattattagagactagacttagacttagacttagacttcctttttattgtcattcaaaattgaactttacagcacagataagaacaaaatttcgttacataagctcatggtagtgcaggataaaaaagcaataaggtgcatatataaataaataaataaatataaataatgtataaatatatatataaaataaataaatatatataaataaataaatagattactgtacagatgaaCATATTGCAATTTTTCACatacgtccacgtttatggatgtatgttatattgtcttttttattccagcgacttaatctattttggggggagttgaggggataatttaattatgatgcgttcaagagtcttacggcctgagggaagaagctgttacagaacctggaggttctgctacggagccagcggaacctctttctagagtccagcagtgaaaacagtccttggtgggggtgggaggagtctttgcagatgttctgagccctggtcaggcagcggttttttgcgatctcctggataggaggaagaggagtcctgatgatcttttccgccgtcctcaccactctctggagagacttccagtctgaggcattgcaggctccagtccagacagacatgctgttggtcagcaggctctatagtgcctctatagaatgtggtgagaatggggggagggagctgtgctcttttcatcccacgcaaaaagtgcatgcgctgctgagctctttttacaagagctctggtgtgtagggaccaggttatattgtcacccccaggaacttggtgctgcttactatctccaccactgtgccgttgatgaagagtggagcgtggctggactggtgcttcctgaagtcaacgatgatctccttggtcttgttgacattcaggaccaggttgttggttctgcaccagtcaaccagatgtttcacctcctccctttagtccatgtcattgttgtcacggatgaggcccactactgtcgtgtcgtccgcatacttcacaatgtggttagtagtggacttggcgcagcagtcatgggtcatcaacatgAACATTAGTAGTATAtataatattagtagtagtagtagtagtagtaatagtaataatagtagtactagtattgtgtaaatgtccaagcattcacacgatacgattctacaccaaaaaccatctatgtattattagtatctgtggaagtcgcttcctagcagctccactgtagacacggcacaagagccaagtgcaggtttaacaaagttttaatggttGTCACAAGATTTTCAAAAATGTCTTTCCGTATGCCGTGACGTtgccgtcactcccaatcctctTTCCTCCTCCGCTCCCggctgcttactgttaaagacaacagatgattagattaacacgtaccacctgtgaaatctaatcacctgctagCTGTGTCTCGCTGTCCCGCACATGCTCCGCCCCTAgctgatggtgctccgcccttgacaccctttgctcctgcaggcacgcTAGACACACTTCCCTCCacagtatcattattattattattattattattattattattattattattgtgtgaatgtcaaaTAATTCTCACATatgagattctacaccaaaaaaataatatatttattattattagtagtagtagtagtagtagtagtagtatttgtattattattgttatcgtttgaatgtccaagcattcacacatataagattctacaccaaaaaacatatatttattatgtttttttttaattattaatattattattgtatgaatgtccaatcattctcacatataagattatacaccaaaaaaaatattctatttattattattattattattattattagtattattatatatattgtgtgaatgtccaagcattcacacatataagactatacaccaaaaaatcatctatttatcatcattattattattattattattattattattattattgtgttaatgtccaagcattccatccatccattttctactgcttgtccctttctgggttgcggggggtgctagagcctatctcagctattctCACGTAGAAAAttgtacaccaaaaaaaaaatctatttattattattagtattattgtgtgaatgtccaagaatTTTCACATATAAGATTCCACgccaaaaaaacatatatttattatcattCTTCTGCAAAGGTTTGGCGCGCtccacagcccacagttttcCTCCAATCGGGACCATTCTAGTATCAAAATGTTCGGCTTGACTGGGAATCATGAGCTCCCAGAACTTCCGTTTTTCCGggtcatttttcccattgaaaatgaatgggccatttttttaACTTGTACAATTCAACACTTTACTCACCTtggacaagataaaaaaaattcccagaattctctgTACTTTGCTTCATTCGTCTTTTCCTCTATCCTGACTAATGTACCAGTTCTTTCAGTTGTAAATCCtccccacatcatgatgctgccaccactatGCGTCACTTTTCGTCCTGGTgacgagcggtgcctggtttcctccaaacatgatgcctggcattcacgccaaagacttcaatctttgtctcatcttacttacttacttagttcCTCCCATTCCTGTTGGAATATTGGGCGATGAGTCCCCTCCATTTGTCACTGTCACTGGCGACCCTTCTTGCTCCATGCCAGCTGACTCCCATCTCTCTCAGGTCTTCCTTGGCTGTTTGTCTCCACGTCTTCTTTGGCCGTCCTCTCTTCCTCTTTCCCCCTTCTGGCACCCAATCCACTGCCACACTTGACGGTCTCTCTCTTGGCAGTCGGAGTACGTGTCCAGCCATTCTCCTTCTCATGTCAGAGACTATGTCAGACAATGGTGCTACCCCTGCCCTTCTCATCACCTCTTCATTGTTGATGTGGTCTCTCCATGAGATCCTCAAGATGTATCTGAGGCACCGTCGGTGGAAGATATCCAGCTTGTTAGTAATGCTTGATGTCTTCATCCATGTCTCACAGGCATAGGTCACTGTAGGGATGACCACTGACATATAGAGGCGCAGCTTTGTGGACGTACTGATAGATTTTGATGACCAGATGTTCCGGAGGCGTTGGAAGACTCCTGCAGCTTTTCCGATTCTGGTCTGTACATCCTTTTCTGTGTCTCCAGTGTTTGAGATGTTGCTTCCAAGATACGTGAAGTTCTCAACGTACTCTATGCCTTGTTTGCCtacggcagcgtttctcaaagtgtggggcgcgccccactggtggggaatagagacatgacaggtggggcgcgaggaacgggaggaaatttcatttttttaaattgttatattcttagattatttttttttactatgctttcattttctatacacactgtaaatcactttgtgattctgtctgtgaaatccgctatataaataaatggaaattaccggtacttatttttactgtaggctttatatttctcggtacgagcgaaagtttgacagacatagcaacagtaactaatgggggcggggctaagcggaacaaactttcgcgcggatgggtagcaggctaatgtgtggatcacaattacacaaatatatacatttgtgactcgcacctcaaaggtcgtcgagccagagccagcgcctgcagagaaacaaaaatctgatgggcacacactgtgtcattcaccgggaagcactcgcgtcaaggcagctcagccccgaactcaatgaggctttaacagatgttgtgagcgcggtaaatttgatcaaaacacgaccactgaaagcgcgactgttctctgcactgtgtgaggaaatgggagctgatcatacagccgtgctgtttcacagtgaagcaaggtggctctcctgggggaaagtgctgtcacttgccaaatgcatagctcctccttttttttttgcaaagattgcaaagtggcacttttattgtatttattattgaacttgatgcaagttatttgatttattattgaacttgatgcaagttatttgatttattattgaacttgatgcaagttataacactttttttttttttattgaacttgatgcaagttataacacttttgttttatttattattgaagttgatgcaagttataacactttttttgatttattattgaacttgatgcaagttataacactttttttgatttattattgaacttgatgcaagttataacacttttgttttatttattattgaacttgatgcaagttataacactttttttgatttattattgaacttgatgcaagttatttgatttattattgaacttgatgcaagttataacacttttatttatttattattgaacttgatgcaagttataacactttttttattattgaacttgatgcaagttataacactttttttgatttattattgaacttgatgcaagttatttgatttattattgaacttgatgcaagttataacacttttatttatttattattgaacttcatgcatgttataacacttttttttattattgaacttgatgcaagttataacacttttgttttatttattattgaacttgatgcaagttataacactttttttgatttattattgaacttgatgcaagttatttgatttattgttgaacttgatgcaagttataacactttttttgatttattattgaacgtgatgcaagttataacactttttgatttattattgaacttgatgcaagttataacacttttttgatttattattgaacttgatgcaagttataacactttttttgatttattattgaacttgatgcaagttataacacttttatttgatttattattgaacttgatgcaagttataacactttttttgatttattattgaacatgatgcaagttataacactttttttgatttattattgaacttgatgcaagttataacagttttttttatttattattgaacgtggtgcaagttataacactttttttaatttatgattgaacttgatgcaagttataacacttttgttttatttattattgaacttgatggaagttattttatttattattgaacttgatgcaagttataccacagctgcacagttatcttatttattatttaacttaatgttattttatgttattgagtttgaatgtatacaacttgatgttcaataaatttgaaaatgttaaagcttggcattagcgctctgttggggcgatgggggcaggtggggcttgaaaactcccccttgtccaaagtgggggatgacaaaaaaagtttgagaaccactggcctacggTGAGCAGTGGAACGATTTGGTCTTGTGCGACGGTCATGGCCTTGGTCTTCTCTTGGCTTATATGTAGGCCAACTTTTTATCCTTGCTCATGCAGATTGTTGGTCAATTTTTGGAGCGCAGCGTAGGATTGGCTAAGCAGAGCCAAGTCGTCCGCAAAGTCCAGATCTGCC containing:
- the ora2 gene encoding olfactory receptor class A related 2, encoding MPSEEFVRGMLYLSLTVVGIPGNTAIVVAFLSVLHRDKRLLAADAIVLHLSCVNLVVVAVRCLLETLASLRLADIFSEAACKGVIFVYRTSRSLSIWLTFVLSAYQCLSIAPPGSRWASFRSLLGRYLWVVFLALWLINTCMTSAAVLFSLSAKNVSLSANHGINVQFCYVNFPSKLSKEANGAAQVGRDVVPMMLMTLASLIILHFLYKHSQQLKGLRGAGGGRGGGCSSERRAAKAVVALVTLYVVLYGVDNGIWVYTLTVRKTMSKSLFSDLRIFFSSLYCALSPVVIIASNRKVNGRLRCAVQSKVIKEGATTLSTL